The proteins below are encoded in one region of Paenibacillus sp. YYML68:
- a CDS encoding endospore germination permease yields MIDKGKISALQVACMMYAIMIYTAVLAEPGITAHYAGKDSWWSPFIASQVGFLTLYIVHKLHKLYPGLTVIQYGTHIVGKAAGKLLGLLFLGFYIHLNGLNTREYSEFIVAVFLPRTPIIVVIATILLVAAYSVRGGVESVARSAFILTITSIAIPMAISLLLIPDLDFRYMFPMLEHGVMPMIRGAYVSQAWYSEVFLVSFYLPFVSDSKTGPRWGFIAILTAMLILTYANLVLLCLYNGDEASMMYPILSAYRYISVGGYIENLESVIMTTWVMGNLVKISVFYYAIVLGTAQWLKLSDYRPLVLPMGLLLTATSIWGMPSSQSVTQFVWGTFPVYATFMQTIVPLVLLLIAVTKLRARRG; encoded by the coding sequence TTGATCGACAAAGGGAAAATATCGGCGCTCCAGGTCGCTTGCATGATGTACGCGATCATGATCTATACGGCGGTCCTTGCTGAACCCGGAATTACCGCGCATTATGCAGGCAAAGATTCGTGGTGGTCACCGTTCATCGCTTCACAGGTGGGCTTCTTGACTCTCTATATTGTACATAAGCTCCATAAGCTGTATCCCGGATTAACGGTTATCCAGTATGGTACGCACATCGTCGGCAAGGCTGCTGGGAAGCTGTTGGGGCTTCTATTTTTGGGCTTTTATATACATCTGAACGGATTAAACACGCGAGAGTATTCGGAGTTTATTGTGGCTGTATTTCTTCCGCGTACACCGATCATAGTCGTCATTGCAACCATTCTCCTTGTCGCAGCCTACAGCGTTCGAGGCGGCGTTGAAAGTGTGGCCAGAAGCGCTTTCATTTTGACGATCACTTCCATAGCTATCCCGATGGCGATCAGTCTATTGTTAATTCCGGATTTGGACTTCAGATATATGTTTCCGATGCTGGAGCATGGCGTCATGCCGATGATCCGAGGGGCGTATGTTTCACAGGCTTGGTATAGCGAGGTGTTCCTCGTCTCGTTCTATCTTCCGTTCGTATCTGATTCGAAGACTGGACCGAGATGGGGCTTCATCGCCATCTTGACGGCCATGCTAATCCTCACCTACGCGAACCTGGTGCTTCTATGCTTGTATAATGGGGATGAAGCCTCCATGATGTATCCGATCTTAAGCGCTTATCGGTACATTAGCGTAGGCGGGTATATCGAGAATCTAGAGTCTGTCATTATGACTACATGGGTGATGGGTAACTTGGTGAAGATCTCGGTCTTTTACTATGCGATCGTGCTGGGGACGGCGCAGTGGTTGAAGCTATCGGACTATCGACCTCTTGTCCTGCCCATGGGTCTGCTGCTGACCGCGACCAGTATATGGGGAATGCCCAGCTCACAGAGTGTGACTCAATTTGTATGGGGGACTTTCCCCGTGTATGCAACGTTCATGCAGACGATCGTTCCGCTCGTTCTGCTCCTCATTGCGGTGACGAAGCTCAGAGCTCGGAGGGGATAG
- a CDS encoding Ger(x)C family spore germination protein produces MRVLIMLLLVSAVVLPLSGCWDRTEVNDIAIITAASMDKKEGQVEVSVQVFNPSSLGGGTGQGGSSGGDMRTIVRSGEGRNIADAVSRLQTKLPRNLFWGHCKVFIMSKSIAEEGIRDEMDFLLRHSQPRERAYMYVSNGRAASVLELLPPIERTSGEVIREISDLGIGMKVTLKDLNLMIKSGARSAILPLVDRLAPRQGEEQNRTIPYMTGAVVFRNDKMVGTISDLASRGVMWIRNEVERATITTEPEDDMSSISVYPVKQSTTLTPRIVDGQWSMQIGITMVGDLVMNGTPYNPMEPEVLNRMEQAVRVAVQRRVELALHQVQKEMQVDIFDFAERFHQQYPKQWSKVKDDWEEVFATLEVPVDISVTIRRPGMILSPAGLPENRVSPS; encoded by the coding sequence TTGAGAGTCTTAATCATGTTGCTACTAGTCAGTGCAGTCGTTCTCCCTCTTAGTGGATGCTGGGATCGTACGGAAGTTAATGACATTGCCATTATTACGGCGGCCAGTATGGATAAGAAAGAAGGGCAGGTGGAAGTGTCGGTGCAAGTATTCAATCCGAGCTCCTTGGGCGGCGGGACCGGGCAAGGCGGGAGCAGTGGAGGAGACATGCGCACGATCGTAAGATCCGGAGAAGGCCGCAATATCGCCGATGCGGTATCGAGGCTGCAGACCAAGCTGCCGCGCAATCTATTTTGGGGACATTGCAAAGTCTTCATCATGAGTAAGAGCATCGCGGAGGAGGGGATTCGGGATGAGATGGATTTCTTATTACGCCATTCCCAGCCACGAGAGCGTGCTTATATGTATGTGAGCAACGGGCGAGCTGCCAGCGTGCTGGAGCTACTCCCTCCGATCGAACGAACCTCAGGCGAGGTGATCCGGGAAATCTCCGATCTCGGTATCGGGATGAAGGTGACATTGAAGGATTTGAATCTAATGATCAAGAGCGGGGCAAGATCAGCCATATTGCCGTTGGTTGATAGATTGGCTCCAAGACAAGGGGAAGAGCAGAATAGAACCATTCCATACATGACTGGAGCGGTGGTATTCAGGAACGACAAGATGGTGGGGACGATATCGGATCTGGCTTCAAGAGGGGTGATGTGGATTCGGAACGAAGTGGAGCGAGCCACTATTACAACGGAGCCGGAGGACGATATGAGCTCAATCTCCGTATATCCGGTGAAGCAATCGACGACGTTGACCCCTAGGATCGTTGATGGACAATGGAGCATGCAGATCGGAATTACAATGGTGGGGGATCTTGTGATGAATGGAACTCCGTATAACCCGATGGAGCCTGAGGTACTGAACAGAATGGAGCAAGCGGTGAGAGTTGCCGTTCAGCGGAGAGTAGAGCTGGCCTTACATCAGGTTCAGAAGGAGATGCAGGTTGATATCTTCGACTTTGCTGAACGCTTCCATCAACAGTATCCGAAGCAGTGGAGCAAGGTGAAGGACGACTGGGAGGAAGTGTTCGCGACCCTAGAAGTGCCTGTCGATATTTCGGTCACGATCCGACGTCCAGGCATGATCCTGTCGCCTGCCGGACTTCCGGAGAATAGAGTGAGTCCGTCATGA
- a CDS encoding spore germination protein has product MFGRNHKSNPDSEQAHHSDQRIGDLSHLEQPLQSDYARNVDALRSIYAHCSDVNFRSFLIGGKTNAMLIYIEGLCNTAQINEHVLGKLVQANNEDVASIEMLVNTLTVSKADIVTTLADCTQAISAGNPVLLYEGEAKGASFGLSEWEKRSVEEPTAESGVRGPREGFSETLQVNTSQLRRIIKSPALKLESVSIGQYTQTQVIVAYIEGVADPKLIEDVKERLDRIQINGILESGYIEEMIEDNPYSPFPQVQSTERPDTACSALLEGRVAILTEGTPFVLIVPTTLFSLLQSQEDYYQRFWASTAIRWLRYLFTLFSILLPSLYVAIITFHQEMVPTALLITMAASRESVPFPALIEAFIMEVTFEVLREAGVRLPKQIGPAVSIVGALVIGQAAVQAGIVSPPMVIVVAITGIASFMVPRYIVGLSFRMLRFPIILLSGTLGLLGVILGMCVIVIHLCNLRSFGSPYLLPLSSVNRAGMKDIAVRAPWWELKSRS; this is encoded by the coding sequence ATGTTTGGACGCAACCATAAGAGCAATCCGGATTCAGAACAAGCGCATCACAGCGATCAACGAATCGGCGATCTATCTCATCTGGAACAACCGCTGCAGTCTGACTATGCGCGTAATGTGGACGCACTCCGTTCCATCTATGCCCATTGCTCGGATGTTAACTTCCGGTCGTTCCTCATAGGCGGTAAGACCAATGCGATGCTAATCTACATAGAAGGTCTGTGCAACACGGCGCAGATCAATGAGCATGTACTGGGTAAGCTCGTGCAGGCCAATAACGAAGATGTAGCTTCTATAGAAATGCTCGTGAACACGCTGACCGTCTCGAAGGCAGACATCGTGACGACACTGGCCGACTGTACGCAAGCCATATCCGCAGGGAATCCGGTGCTGCTGTATGAAGGGGAGGCGAAGGGCGCTTCCTTCGGTCTAAGTGAATGGGAGAAGCGTTCTGTGGAGGAGCCGACCGCAGAGTCGGGCGTCAGGGGCCCGAGAGAGGGCTTCTCCGAGACACTCCAAGTCAACACTTCGCAATTGCGACGCATTATCAAGAGTCCTGCGCTTAAGCTTGAATCGGTCAGTATCGGACAATACACGCAAACCCAAGTGATCGTCGCCTATATAGAGGGGGTCGCAGACCCGAAGCTCATCGAAGACGTGAAGGAGCGGCTGGATCGCATACAGATCAACGGAATTCTCGAGAGCGGGTATATCGAGGAAATGATTGAGGACAACCCGTACTCTCCATTCCCGCAAGTCCAGTCGACGGAACGGCCGGATACTGCTTGCTCTGCCCTGCTTGAGGGAAGGGTTGCCATTCTGACGGAAGGTACCCCGTTCGTATTGATCGTTCCCACTACCTTGTTTTCATTGCTTCAATCGCAAGAGGATTATTATCAAAGATTTTGGGCCAGCACAGCGATCCGCTGGTTGAGATACTTGTTTACGTTGTTTTCCATCCTGCTGCCGTCTTTATATGTGGCTATCATTACATTCCATCAGGAGATGGTGCCGACGGCCTTACTGATTACGATGGCGGCTTCCCGGGAAAGCGTTCCGTTCCCTGCGCTCATTGAGGCGTTCATTATGGAGGTTACCTTTGAAGTGCTGCGCGAAGCGGGCGTCCGATTGCCTAAACAAATTGGTCCTGCTGTCAGTATCGTTGGCGCACTCGTGATTGGACAGGCTGCCGTGCAAGCAGGCATCGTTTCTCCACCGATGGTGATCGTCGTTGCCATTACAGGGATTGCGTCGTTCATGGTTCCGCGTTATATCGTCGGGCTTTCTTTTCGGATGCTGAGGTTTCCGATCATCTTACTGTCCGGGACGCTAGGTCTGTTAGGGGTTATTCTGGGCATGTGTGTCATTGTTATCCACTTATGCAACTTGAGATCATTCGGGTCTCCCTACTTGTTGCCGCTATCTTCCGTGAATCGGGCAGGAATGAAGGATATAGCGGTCAGAGCGCCATGGTGGGAGTTGAAGTCACGCAGCTAA
- a CDS encoding IS4 family transposase encodes MHAYESSLKETLTTLIREMSAAPAPYVKNPEKDFTRKKKLPFETMMQLLISMGGNSIYKELLESQGYDVNTATTSAFVQQRNKILPSAVECLFHKFTQTYKDIKDYRGYRLLAIDGSDLHIATDPADKNSFFQSQPGTKGYNLLHLNAAYDLCNRLYVDALVQPRRLSNEGRALATMVDRSPIKSKTIVIADRGYESYNNFAHIERKGWNYIIRVKDLDSSGILSSLRLPDSGEFDRYIHLTLTRKQAKAFRAYPGYKFLPSNSTFDFLDLHENMIYPLSFRVVRFVLPDGAYETVITNLSAAEFPPDELRSLYHMRWGIETSFRALKYTVGLTSFHAKKQAFIAQEIYARMILYNFAEMMTSHVVISQMDKRHSYQVNFTVAVHVCRQFLRSRGDEPPLDVEALIRKNILPIRPIRPGQMNTRKIRYKSVVSFVYRVA; translated from the coding sequence ATGCATGCTTACGAGAGTTCACTAAAAGAAACGCTGACAACCCTCATTCGAGAGATGTCAGCGGCACCAGCGCCTTATGTCAAAAACCCAGAAAAAGACTTTACCCGGAAGAAAAAACTGCCCTTCGAAACGATGATGCAACTTCTGATCTCTATGGGAGGAAACAGCATATACAAGGAGCTCTTGGAATCACAAGGTTATGACGTAAACACGGCAACGACTTCCGCTTTTGTCCAACAACGCAATAAAATTTTGCCTTCTGCTGTAGAATGCTTATTTCACAAATTCACTCAAACGTACAAGGATATCAAGGATTACCGCGGGTATCGATTACTTGCCATTGACGGTTCGGATTTACATATCGCAACGGATCCGGCTGACAAGAACAGCTTCTTTCAAAGTCAACCGGGCACGAAAGGCTATAACCTCCTGCATTTGAACGCAGCGTACGACCTATGCAACAGACTATACGTGGATGCTCTTGTCCAGCCAAGAAGACTAAGTAACGAGGGAAGGGCATTGGCAACCATGGTTGATCGTTCGCCGATCAAGAGCAAAACCATTGTGATCGCAGACAGAGGCTATGAAAGCTACAACAATTTCGCGCATATTGAACGTAAAGGGTGGAACTACATCATTCGGGTAAAGGATTTGGATTCCAGCGGTATTCTGTCTAGCTTACGTTTGCCCGACAGTGGAGAGTTTGATCGATATATCCATCTGACACTTACCAGAAAACAAGCCAAAGCGTTCAGAGCTTATCCTGGGTACAAATTCCTTCCGTCCAATTCTACATTTGATTTTTTGGATTTGCATGAAAACATGATTTACCCGCTATCTTTTCGGGTTGTTCGTTTCGTCCTGCCTGACGGGGCTTATGAAACCGTCATTACGAATCTTTCTGCCGCAGAATTCCCACCCGATGAACTTAGATCCCTTTATCACATGAGATGGGGCATTGAAACCTCGTTTAGGGCATTAAAATACACGGTGGGTCTGACGAGTTTCCACGCAAAGAAGCAAGCATTCATCGCCCAAGAGATTTATGCAAGAATGATTCTCTACAACTTCGCTGAAATGATGACCTCGCACGTCGTCATTTCGCAAATGGATAAACGGCATTCATATCAAGTCAATTTCACGGTTGCCGTTCACGTTTGTAGACAATTCTTGCGCTCTCGAGGCGATGAACCCCCGCTCGATGTAGAAGCGCTGATACGCAAAAACATTTTGCCGATTCGACCCATTCGCCCGGGACAAATGAACACGCGCAAAATCCGCTATAAATCAGTTGTCAGCTTCGTCTACAGAGTAGCATAA
- a CDS encoding DMT family transporter yields the protein MNRYMFAALLIVTTALMGSSFVVGKIGVAHISPLLLAGLRFVLAGGLMAIFVVKYEHPRCLIDWGKIAVIGLFQTVGVMGCIFVSLRTITAGESSILTFMNPLFVVLLSSLWLKTTYRALQWAGVGIGALGMVVLGLSQWSSGTAIGLMGGISWAVATLLVKRFGSFCSIWVLTAYQMLFGGLVLTGSSLLVEDIKLSIHVVSVTSLLYLAIIGSIVQFALWFYLLSQGDPARTSAYLFLAPLFGVLCGYLLLDEPIHAETAVGAVLVGMSIYWINRGAPARPR from the coding sequence ATGAACCGTTATATGTTCGCAGCCCTGCTCATCGTAACGACCGCCCTGATGGGCTCCTCCTTCGTCGTCGGCAAGATCGGGGTGGCGCATATTTCCCCGCTGCTGCTAGCTGGCTTGCGCTTCGTGCTGGCCGGTGGTCTGATGGCTATATTCGTTGTGAAGTATGAGCACCCCAGATGTCTTATCGATTGGGGCAAAATCGCCGTCATCGGCTTGTTCCAGACGGTCGGGGTGATGGGCTGCATCTTCGTCAGCCTGCGGACGATTACGGCGGGAGAGTCATCGATTCTGACGTTCATGAATCCACTGTTCGTCGTCTTGCTGAGCAGCCTATGGCTCAAGACGACATATCGTGCGCTGCAATGGGCTGGCGTTGGGATTGGAGCGTTGGGGATGGTCGTACTCGGCTTGTCCCAATGGAGCAGCGGTACGGCGATCGGCCTGATGGGCGGGATCAGCTGGGCCGTAGCTACACTGCTGGTCAAGCGGTTCGGGTCGTTCTGCAGCATATGGGTGCTGACGGCGTACCAGATGCTATTCGGAGGGCTCGTGCTGACTGGCAGCAGTCTGCTTGTGGAGGATATTAAGCTGTCTATCCATGTCGTATCCGTCACGTCGCTGCTGTACTTAGCAATTATCGGATCGATCGTTCAGTTTGCGCTCTGGTTCTATCTGCTCTCCCAAGGGGACCCGGCGCGTACGAGCGCGTACTTGTTCCTCGCTCCCTTGTTCGGTGTGCTGTGCGGATACTTGCTTCTCGATGAGCCGATCCACGCGGAGACGGCGGTCGGAGCGGTGCTCGTGGGCATGAGTATCTATTGGATTAACCGAGGTGCCCCAGCACGCCCGAGGTAG
- a CDS encoding aspartyl-phosphate phosphatase Spo0E family protein produces MVVPTSLDYQIEYMKQELVDVALSYQMNLQHARVLAVSEQLDKLIVQAQMLRRRLVQSSP; encoded by the coding sequence ATGGTTGTACCTACCTCGCTCGACTATCAGATCGAGTACATGAAGCAGGAATTGGTCGACGTCGCTCTCAGCTATCAGATGAACCTCCAGCACGCCCGTGTGCTCGCGGTCAGTGAGCAGCTGGACAAGCTTATTGTTCAGGCACAGATGTTGAGGCGGAGGCTCGTTCAGTCAAGTCCATAG
- a CDS encoding (2Fe-2S)-binding protein, whose translation MNVQRKAERLNWTELETRFAVRQHDLEGKLLFACRAEQLADPETMRQLLDIYGQRIKALEPAAAAAYLAGWFGYAALAQLYSCSIYDTALSFTPEQLELQLYEKGDYAVFSFKLLGPELQQSTTHKEPPPSRAEWLQQTWVELYGRTLRPMLEAAAAATGTDVGSLWGQLPTRFNYTVPLWLEETHDEELQAIIKDDYRRLCLELPADVFGRSRNPLDVKVRLIEDMKDSSKQVKMKNACCLYYQTEGGTYCYTCPRMTEAQRAERRAEARLAQQQAAQ comes from the coding sequence ATGAATGTGCAACGGAAGGCAGAGCGACTAAATTGGACGGAGCTGGAGACGAGATTTGCAGTGCGCCAGCATGATCTCGAGGGGAAGCTGCTGTTCGCGTGCCGAGCAGAGCAGCTGGCCGATCCGGAGACGATGCGGCAGCTGCTGGACATCTACGGACAACGAATCAAGGCGCTGGAGCCTGCTGCGGCAGCGGCGTACTTGGCAGGCTGGTTCGGCTATGCGGCGCTGGCTCAGCTATACAGCTGCTCGATCTATGATACAGCGCTGAGCTTCACACCTGAGCAGCTCGAGCTTCAGCTATACGAGAAGGGGGACTACGCCGTCTTCTCGTTCAAGCTGCTCGGGCCCGAGCTTCAGCAGTCTACTACTCATAAGGAGCCTCCTCCGTCCAGAGCGGAGTGGCTTCAGCAGACATGGGTCGAGCTGTATGGTCGCACGTTGCGACCGATGCTGGAGGCTGCGGCTGCAGCTACCGGAACAGACGTCGGCTCGCTATGGGGGCAGCTGCCGACTCGCTTCAACTACACGGTACCGCTGTGGCTGGAGGAGACGCACGATGAGGAGCTTCAGGCGATCATCAAGGACGATTACCGCAGGCTGTGCCTGGAGCTGCCGGCTGACGTGTTCGGCCGTTCCCGCAATCCACTCGATGTGAAGGTGCGCCTGATCGAGGATATGAAGGACAGCTCGAAGCAGGTGAAGATGAAGAACGCTTGCTGCCTGTACTACCAGACGGAGGGCGGCACTTATTGCTATACGTGTCCGCGCATGACTGAGGCGCAGCGTGCGGAGCGGCGTGCAGAGGCGCGTCTTGCACAGCAGCAGGCTGCCCAGTAG
- a CDS encoding VOC family protein — protein MVLLKRIHHTAIICSDYAKSKHFYTEVLGLTVQSETYRAERSSYKLDLVVGDTYQIELFSFPDAPARPSYPEARGLRHLAFEVDDVEQTAAELAARGVQIEPVRVDETTGKRFTFFQDPDGLPLELYEG, from the coding sequence ATGGTATTGTTGAAGCGGATTCATCATACGGCCATTATTTGTTCGGATTATGCAAAGTCTAAGCACTTCTACACGGAGGTGCTCGGTCTAACGGTTCAGAGTGAGACGTACCGGGCCGAGCGCAGCTCCTACAAGCTCGACCTCGTTGTCGGCGATACGTACCAGATCGAGCTGTTCTCGTTCCCGGACGCACCTGCCCGTCCGAGCTATCCGGAGGCCAGAGGGCTGCGTCATCTGGCGTTCGAGGTAGATGACGTCGAGCAGACGGCCGCCGAGCTGGCGGCTCGGGGCGTTCAGATCGAGCCGGTTCGCGTCGACGAGACGACGGGGAAGCGATTTACGTTCTTCCAAGATCCCGATGGGCTTCCGCTGGAGCTGTATGAGGGGTAG
- a CDS encoding DUF350 domain-containing protein, whose amino-acid sequence MEQFGTIINFLIYLGVTVPLVGVGILFFNLVTPYNEFHLIRDAGDLSDPAKAAAGKAAAYDIGGKLLGQVLVLASAVYHSVGIIDLIVWGLIGIAFQIIIFYLFELLTPFKVLKEIPKGNVSVGMFSFFLSVASGLLMASLISY is encoded by the coding sequence ATGGAGCAGTTCGGTACAATTATTAATTTTCTTATTTACTTAGGGGTGACGGTTCCGCTTGTGGGTGTGGGCATTCTGTTCTTCAATCTCGTTACGCCGTACAATGAGTTCCATCTGATCCGTGACGCGGGTGACTTGAGCGATCCGGCTAAGGCGGCGGCAGGGAAGGCGGCGGCCTACGACATTGGGGGCAAGCTGCTCGGCCAAGTGCTCGTGCTGGCCTCGGCTGTATACCATTCGGTCGGCATTATCGACCTGATCGTATGGGGGCTGATCGGCATTGCGTTCCAGATCATCATCTTCTACCTGTTCGAGCTGCTGACGCCATTCAAGGTGCTGAAGGAAATTCCGAAGGGCAACGTGTCGGTCGGCATGTTCTCCTTCTTCCTGAGCGTAGCCTCCGGTCTGCTCATGGCCTCGCTGATCAGCTACTAA
- a CDS encoding glutathionylspermidine synthase family protein codes for MSQVQAKQQSGVRVTAAMTYAERREALYESLRQEGVFTWDRLYGEEYALAALGEISASELAQMRQAAEALGRIYARTVRIVQQGEPELWTELGLPREAFGVLSLVFDDTVPTMIGRFDFVRTPDGFKMLEFNSDTPTGIVEAFHANGRICEAYGRLDPNEGCSERLTIAFGRMLELYRAAGYPSERIVFSALGWHEEDAGTTKYLLERSGFTGAEFVPLEELRVMDDRLLAPRGSSAADHAAEVATDTAQHRDSSAAVRTDASQSQPAPPLEPVDVLYRLHALEKLAEDRDDDGYPTGEHALQLIADRKLAIINPPSGFAAQTKALQALIWSLHEAGQFYTEEEHEAIERYMLPTYLEPCFPEGVAYVAKPIFGREGSSVTIYGADGAIEEASGEQEYASQPMVYQQYAQLPAVQVDTLNGPFEGRLLWGCFLIDGSAAAVVARVGGRITGNLSYYLPCALAEEWQRATNL; via the coding sequence ATGTCACAGGTGCAAGCGAAGCAGCAGAGCGGCGTCCGCGTGACGGCCGCCATGACGTATGCCGAGCGGCGTGAGGCGCTGTATGAGTCTCTGCGTCAGGAAGGTGTGTTCACGTGGGATCGGCTGTACGGGGAAGAGTATGCGCTGGCAGCGCTGGGGGAGATTAGCGCCAGCGAGCTTGCCCAGATGCGCCAGGCCGCAGAGGCGCTCGGACGCATCTACGCGCGAACGGTGCGCATCGTGCAGCAGGGAGAGCCAGAGCTGTGGACGGAGCTCGGCTTGCCTCGGGAGGCGTTCGGTGTGCTGTCGCTCGTATTCGACGATACGGTGCCGACGATGATCGGACGGTTCGACTTCGTCCGTACGCCAGACGGCTTCAAGATGCTGGAGTTCAACAGCGATACGCCGACCGGCATCGTCGAGGCGTTCCATGCGAACGGACGCATCTGCGAGGCGTACGGACGTCTCGATCCGAACGAAGGCTGCAGCGAGCGGCTGACCATTGCGTTCGGCCGCATGCTGGAGCTGTATCGGGCTGCGGGGTACCCGTCGGAGCGTATCGTATTCAGCGCTCTTGGCTGGCATGAGGAGGATGCGGGCACGACGAAGTATTTACTGGAGCGTTCGGGCTTCACAGGGGCCGAATTCGTGCCGCTCGAGGAGCTGCGGGTGATGGACGACCGTCTGCTGGCGCCTCGGGGCTCGTCGGCAGCTGATCACGCCGCAGAGGTGGCTACGGATACTGCGCAGCACCGCGACTCGTCGGCAGCTGTCCGCACAGACGCATCGCAGTCTCAGCCTGCGCCTCCGCTCGAGCCAGTCGACGTGCTGTACCGGCTGCACGCGCTGGAGAAGCTTGCGGAGGACCGCGACGACGATGGCTACCCGACCGGAGAGCATGCGCTGCAGCTGATCGCAGACCGCAAGCTTGCGATCATCAATCCGCCGTCAGGGTTTGCGGCGCAGACGAAGGCGCTGCAGGCGCTAATCTGGAGTCTGCATGAGGCGGGGCAGTTCTACACGGAGGAGGAGCATGAGGCGATCGAACGCTACATGCTGCCGACGTATCTCGAGCCGTGCTTCCCCGAAGGGGTCGCGTATGTGGCGAAGCCGATCTTCGGACGCGAAGGGAGCAGCGTCACGATCTACGGCGCGGACGGTGCTATAGAGGAGGCGAGCGGCGAACAGGAGTACGCATCGCAGCCGATGGTGTACCAGCAATACGCCCAGCTTCCGGCGGTGCAGGTCGATACGCTGAACGGCCCGTTCGAGGGGCGTCTGCTCTGGGGGTGCTTCCTCATTGACGGCAGCGCAGCAGCTGTCGTTGCAAGGGTCGGCGGACGAATTACGGGCAACTTATCTTATTACTTGCCATGCGCGCTCGCAGAGGAGTGGCAGCGGGCAACGAACCTTTGA
- a CDS encoding DNA polymerase IV, which translates to MARNGERIIMLADCQSFYASVEKAAYPEYRDQPVAVAGDPARRSGIVLAACPIAKGFGVTTAETLGEALAKCPQLVVMRPRMQTYLDVSLLITETLERFSDLVEPFSVDEQFIDITDSCRLFGSAEEIARQMQARIMLQTGVWARVGISSTKVLAKMACDIYAKKNESGVFVLPRARVGELLWQQPVGKMFGVGSRMTAHFARMGLHTIGDVAQLPLAKLKEKLRMRMGRNSDIQAEVYWRTANGMDDSPVSPDTFGLRQQAIGHQMTLPRDYQRKEEIDVVLLELSDEVCRRCRSKGYAGWVVSAGAQGADFDRPSGFYRQMKLHDPTNLTREVYEAAKTLFYKHWDGLPIRKAGVTLSQLTDAGEYQLTLLDDREKTRKLERTTDQIKSRFGTTAILRASSLLQAGQARERSIKIGGHYK; encoded by the coding sequence ATGGCCCGTAACGGAGAACGCATCATTATGCTGGCGGACTGCCAGTCCTTCTATGCGAGTGTGGAGAAGGCGGCTTATCCCGAATACCGCGATCAGCCGGTCGCTGTGGCCGGAGATCCGGCGCGCCGCAGCGGCATCGTGCTCGCTGCCTGTCCCATTGCGAAGGGCTTCGGGGTGACGACGGCGGAGACGCTGGGCGAGGCGCTGGCGAAGTGTCCGCAGCTGGTCGTCATGCGTCCGCGCATGCAGACGTACCTCGACGTATCGCTGCTGATTACGGAGACGCTGGAGCGGTTCAGTGACCTCGTGGAGCCGTTCAGCGTCGATGAGCAGTTCATTGATATTACCGACTCGTGCCGACTGTTCGGCTCGGCAGAGGAGATCGCTCGGCAGATGCAAGCGCGCATTATGCTGCAGACGGGTGTATGGGCGCGCGTCGGCATCAGCTCGACGAAGGTGCTGGCTAAGATGGCGTGCGATATTTACGCGAAGAAGAATGAGAGCGGCGTCTTCGTCCTGCCCCGCGCCCGCGTCGGGGAGCTGCTGTGGCAGCAGCCGGTGGGGAAGATGTTCGGGGTGGGGTCGCGGATGACGGCGCATTTTGCCCGGATGGGCCTCCATACGATCGGGGACGTCGCACAGCTTCCGCTCGCGAAGCTGAAGGAGAAGCTGCGCATGCGCATGGGGCGCAACAGCGACATTCAGGCGGAGGTGTACTGGCGCACGGCGAACGGGATGGACGACAGTCCGGTCAGTCCGGATACGTTCGGGCTGAGGCAGCAGGCGATCGGCCATCAGATGACGCTGCCGCGCGACTACCAGCGCAAGGAGGAGATTGACGTCGTGCTGCTGGAGCTGAGCGACGAGGTGTGCCGCCGCTGCCGGTCGAAGGGGTATGCCGGGTGGGTCGTGTCTGCGGGGGCGCAGGGGGCGGATTTTGACCGACCGAGCGGCTTTTATCGTCAGATGAAGCTGCATGACCCGACGAATCTGACCCGCGAGGTGTATGAGGCGGCGAAGACGCTGTTCTACAAGCATTGGGACGGGCTGCCGATCCGCAAGGCGGGCGTGACGCTGTCGCAGCTGACCGATGCGGGCGAGTACCAGCTGACGCTGCTGGATGATCGGGAGAAGACGCGGAAGCTGGAGCGGACGACCGATCAGATCAAAAGCCGCTTCGGCACGACGGCCATTCTCCGCGCTTCGTCGCTGCTGCAGGCCGGGCAAGCACGGGAGCGCAGCATCAAGATCGGAGGTCACTACAAATGA